In a genomic window of Apium graveolens cultivar Ventura unplaced genomic scaffold, ASM990537v1 ctg8265, whole genome shotgun sequence:
- the LOC141704816 gene encoding uncharacterized protein LOC141704816 gives MSIKQSLVHNFSTKTTTPLPRLQTLIFNPISQIRIPKHWNKSSCSTNRRLHYSIWQHDTKVKRNFVVCSSSGPPEPPASSGGLPGGIPGSWKKWLLGIAVTVIIPLMTNKWGALLTWTKKLESAVQTVEDLVEEVEEMAEKVDKFAENIADDLPEGKLKKALERIENIAERVAKEADQLDNMIDKVQEAEDKLEAY, from the exons ATGTCTATCAAACAATCACTCGTCCACAATTTTTCGACCAAGACCACCACCCCGTTGCCTAGATTGCAGACTTTAATCTTCAATCCGATCTCCCAAATACGGATACCAAAACACTGGAATAAATCTTCATGCTCGACAAATCGGAGACTCCATTATTCGATATGGCAACACGACACGAAAGTGAAGAG GAATTTTGTCGTCTGCTCGAGTAGTGGTCCACCGGAACCTCCAGCTTCTTCGGGTGGACTTCCGGGAGGAATTCCAGGTTCTTGGAAGAAATGGCTGCTGGGGATAGCCGTGACAGTTATTATACCCTTGATGACTAACAAGTGGGGAGCTTTGTTAACCTGGACAA AAAAACTAGAATCGGCAGTACAGACGGTGGAAGACCTAGTGGAGGAGGTGGAGGAAATGGCGGAGAAGGTAGACAAATTTGCAGAAAACATAGCAGATGACTTGCCGGAAGGGAAGCTGAAGAAGGCACTTGAACGGATTGAAAATATAGCTGAAAGAGTTGCCAAGGAAGCCGACCAACTTGACAATATGATCGATAAG